The Chthoniobacterales bacterium genomic interval GGAAGCACGCGTTAAGTCCGGGCGAAGATTCTCCCAAGGAAGTATCCAACCATCGTGCGCCCATGGGCACAAAACCGAGCGCCATCATGGCACCTGCGGCGATCGGTGTCGTCACCAGTAAAAAAGGAATCCTGCGCCCCCACCGCGAACGCAGTCGGTCCGACCGATACCCCACCACCGGGCTCAAAAACATTCCCAGCGCCGAAGGCATCGAGCCCACCAAAAACCCGATCATCATGTCGGAAACCGCAAACTGTTTGAGCATGACCTGCGCGACCGGGGTCACCGCACGCTCGCGAGCCTGCCATGAAAAATCGCCGACCAGCAGCCAACCGAACAAAATCACCAGTCCGGTGGTGGAATACACGAGCGTGCCCACCTTCCACGTTTTGCCGGTGTGGTGGCCTGTCGGCCCGTGGGAACTCATCTCGGGTTTTTGCTTTGGGGCCGAATCATGCGCATGGAACACCTTTCCCAATCCGGTCTCGAAAGAAAGGTCGAAAGAAGTCTGGCTTATATTGATGACTAACGGGTTTCTTCAAAAGCGTCTCGATGGTTCCGCGAAGCAGCGGCAATCTTCCTCATGAACGGTCGCCCGCGCGGAGGTCGCGGGGTCGTCGGTTGGTCATCCGGCGGAAAGCGGTGGCGAACCCCTGCGAGGAAGAGAACCCTAGGTCGAAGGCTATCTTCGTGATCGGCATGCCCGTTGTTGTCAAAAGCCGCTCCGCTTCGGCGAGGCGCTTGCGCAGCACAAACTCCGCGGGAGCAACACCGGTGATCTCGCGAAACCGGAGCTTGAACCGCGAGACGGAAAGCCCCGCCACTTCGGCGAGTTCGGGAACCTGCGGGTTGTCGGCAAACGAGTGGTCGATATGCTGCAGGACCTTCGGCAGCCATGCCGGGGACTCGCGCTCCATCTGGCGTTTGCTCGAGTGGATCACGGAGAGCAAAAAGTCGAGCGCGATAACACGGGCGGAAATTTTTGAAAGAATACCGGGCTTGGCTTCCCCGAATTTGAGGAGTTGCTCGAGGGTGCGCTGCGTCGATTTGGGCGCCGCGAACTGCCTGCGCGGAAGCTTGGCCAGCAGCTTGGAAATCTGTCTGCCGATTCCCTCCGTTTGCCCGAGGAAGGGGCCGCGGTTCCCCGTCAGGGAGAGTATCATCCAATAAAGAACTCCACGATCTTCGGGGTCCGCGCCGGTGCTGTGCCGCTCGCCCGGAAGGGTCACGAAGAACTCTCCTCCGTGGATCACAAAGGTTTGTCCCTCCACGTCGTAGATTTGCCGCCCCCGGTGCAGGTAGCAAATTTCGATCATGCCCGGATGTCGGTGGGGTGGGAGCGGACGATGCGGGTAGGAATAGCGGTAGCGCCCGAGCACACGGGCTCCGGGCAAATCCAACTTCCTGAGATCGAGGATGTGACGCTCCGGCGTGCAGCGTAAATCGAGCGTCGTCATGTTGTATTTTGTATCGCAAGACAAATACGGAAGCCAGGCGGGATGTTCCATGGAAAACTGGCCGCGATGAAACCTTCCAATCAACTGTTTGACTCGCGATTTCTCGACAAATTCAACGAACTGGCTGCGCGCTTCGAAAGCGAGCAGGCGGGCAATCTCGCCAAGGCCGCGGGATGGATGGCAGATGCGATCGAGCAGGACCGGTTGATTTATCTATTCGGTGGAGGCGGCCACACCTGTCTTGTAATGCAGGAGCTTTTCTGGAGGGCCGGCGGTCTGGCGAATTTGTGTCCGATGATAGATTTTGCCATTCATCCGGTCACACCCGCCTACATGTATTTGTC includes:
- a CDS encoding helix-turn-helix domain-containing protein, producing the protein MEHPAWLPYLSCDTKYNMTTLDLRCTPERHILDLRKLDLPGARVLGRYRYSYPHRPLPPHRHPGMIEICYLHRGRQIYDVEGQTFVIHGGEFFVTLPGERHSTGADPEDRGVLYWMILSLTGNRGPFLGQTEGIGRQISKLLAKLPRRQFAAPKSTQRTLEQLLKFGEAKPGILSKISARVIALDFLLSVIHSSKRQMERESPAWLPKVLQHIDHSFADNPQVPELAEVAGLSVSRFKLRFREITGVAPAEFVLRKRLAEAERLLTTTGMPITKIAFDLGFSSSQGFATAFRRMTNRRPRDLRAGDRS